The following coding sequences lie in one Arachis ipaensis cultivar K30076 chromosome B03, Araip1.1, whole genome shotgun sequence genomic window:
- the LOC107631740 gene encoding UV-B-induced protein At3g17800, chloroplastic: MDATTTVVRSPCKASILIGRPSILAPNGCSFARFDSNFRFSSSAKLCTSVAIPKQGQRRVCVGNRRGLVVRAASSPESSESGTKIAPLKLESPVGQFLSEILINHPHLVPAAVDKQLEQLQTDRDADDQKEAPAASGTDLVLYRRIAEVKANERRKVLEEILYALVVQKFMDANISLIPSITPDPSGRVDSWPSENGRLEQLHSVEAYEMIQNHLSLILGNRVGDSMTVAEISKLRVGQLYAASVMYGYFLRRVDQRFQLEKTVKFLPSAAEDNNVDQIVMGDTRHAGGEDTPQVMSHPEVSAWPGGDVSPGGFGYGIKPTRLRSYVMSFDNDTLQRYAAIRSKEVVSIIEKHTEALFGRPEIVITPDGAIDSSKDENIKISFGGLKRLVLEAVTFGSFLWDVESYVDSRYHFVLN; the protein is encoded by the exons ATGGACGCGACGACCACCGTGGTGCGATCGCCCTGCAAAGCGTCGATCCTCATCGGAAGACCCAGCATATTGGCGCCCAACGGCTGCAGCTTCGCCCGCTTTGATTCCAATTTTCGCTTCTCTTCTTCCGCTAAG CTATGCACTTCTGTTGCTATTCCCAAGCAAGGGCAACGGAGAGTGTGTGTTGGAAATAGAAGAGGCTTAGTAGTTAGAGCTGCATCGTCTCCGGAATCATCAGAGTCCGGTACCAAGATTGCTCCTCTTAAGCTGGAGTCCCCGGTTGGCCAGTTTCTCTCTGAGATTTTGATTAATCACCCGCATCTTGTCCCTGCTGCAGTAGACAAGCAGCTTGAGCAGCTCCAGACCGACCGCGATGCTGATGATCAGAAGGAAGCTCCTGCTGCTTCAGGCACTGATCTAGTTTTGTACAG GAGAATAGCGGAGGTAAAGGCTAATGAAAGGAGGAAGGTTCTGGAAGAGATCTTGTATGCGTTGGTGGTGCAGAAATTCATGGATGCCAATATTTCTCTGATTCCCTCCATCACCCCTGATCCATCTGGAAGAGTTGATTCATGGCCAAGTGAAAATGGAAGACTTGAGCAGCTTCACTCTGTTGAAGCATATGAGATGATCCAAAACCACTTGAGTCTCATTCTGGGTAACAGAGTAGGAGATTCAATGACTGTGGCTGAGATCAGTAAACTAAGGGTAGGGCAGCTCTATGCTGCATCAGTGATGTATGGTTACTTTCTTAGGCGAGTTGACCAAAGGTTCCAGCTGGAGAAGACAGTGAAATTTCTTCCAAGTGCCGCAGAGGATAATAATGTTGATCAAATTGTCATGGGCGATACAAGACATGCTGGTGGTGAGGACACTCCTCAAGTTATGTCTCATCCTGAAGTCTCTGCTTGGCCTGGTGGTGATGTCAGTCCTGGTGGATTTGGATATGGGATAAAGCCAACCAGGTTGCGTAGCTATGTGATGTCCTTTGACAATGATACACTACAGAGATATGCGGCAATAAGATCAAAAGAGGTTGTGAGCATCATCGAGAAACATACAGAGGCATTGTTTGGAAGACCTGAAATTGTTATAACACCCGATGGGGCAATTGATTCTTCAAAGGATGAAAACATCAAAATTAGCTTCGGTGGTTTAAAGAGACTTGTTCTAGAGGCTGTGACTTTTGGTTCTTTTCTCTGGGATGTTGAAAGCTATGTGGACTCGAGGTACCATTTTGTCTTAAATTAA
- the LOC107631741 gene encoding potassium channel SKOR-like: MHGEEGEGGNWTRKKRGLSKQKERWKRLGNRLAMFCGEAEDNSTARGGDVRRQYIIHPDNRLYNIGWKHFILIWAVYSSFFTPMEFGFFRGLPEKIFLLDIAGQLAFLLDIVLRFFVAYRDTHSYCVVSSPSRIAMRCLKSPQFTLDLLGCLPWDYIYKAAGRKEPLRYLLWIRLTRAARVTEFFETLEKDIRINYLFTRIVKLLVVELYCTHTAACIFYYLATTIPPSRESYTWIGSLKMGDFAYSDFRHIDLWKRYITSLYFAIVTMATVGYGDIHAVNVREMIFIMVYVSFDMILGAYLLGNMTALIVKGSKTERFRDTMTEVIKYMNKNNLDKGTSKAIKGHLRLQYHRSYTQPAVLQDIPPSIRSKISINLYEEFIENVPLFKGCSSEFVKQITTKVHEEFFLPGELVLEQGDVADQIYFVCHGELREISSENDSGTDEVVQLKTYDSFGEVSFLCNMPHHSTVIAHELSKVLRLDKQSLKDIVKIYYVDGRVTLNNLLEGKDSGLKRKLLESDLSLTIGNQETELTVRMNCAAYEADLYLLKRLITSGADPNNTDYDGRSPLHISASKGYVDISSFLVEQGVNINLPDKFGTTPLLEAIKNGHEDVAALLVNAGATLTIDDAGNFLCVMVAKKEFDLLKKVLACGINPNAKNYDQRTPLHIAASEGLCAVAELLLGAGASVLCKDRWGNTPLDEARISGDINALKMLQVAKISQLAELSCGIQETKEILPSRNEIPKKRCIVFPFHPWEYDHKERRTDGVVLWVPESIDELIITAMKHLNISNGNCILTEQGGRVLNVDIISNDEKLFLASQVQSAE, encoded by the exons GTTGTACAACATTGGGTGGAAGCATTTCATACTGATATGGGCGGTCTACTCCTCCTTCTTCACCCCAATGGAGTTCGGATTCTTCAGAGGCCTCCCGGAGAAAATATTCCTGCTAGACATCGCGGGCCAGTTGGCCTTCCTCCTAGACATCGTGCTCCGCTTCTTCGTGGCCTACCGCGACACCCACTCCTACTGCGTGGTCTCCAGCCCCTCCCGCATCGCCATGCGCTGCCTCAAGTCTCCGCAATTCACCCTCGACCTCCTCGGCTGTCTCCCCTGGGACTACATCTACAAGGCAGCCGGCAGGAAGGAGCCGCTCCGCTATCTCCTCTGGATCAGGCTGACCCGGGCCGCCCGCGTCACGGAGTTCTTCGAGACTCTGGAGAAGGACATCCGGATCAACTACCTCTTCACGAGAATCGTGAAGCTTCTCGTGGTGGAGCTCTACTGCACCCACACAGCCGCCTGCATCTTCTACTATCTGGCCACCACCATCCCCCCCTCCCGCGAGTCCTACACTTGGATTGGCTCCCTCAAGATGGGCGACTTTGCCTACTCGGACTTCCGCCACATCGACCTCTGGAAGCGCTACATCACCTCCCTCTATTTTGCTATTGTCACCATGGCTACTGTTGGCTACGGCGATATTCATGCCGTCAATGTCAGAGAGATGATATTCATCATGGTTTATGTCTCCTTTGACATGATTCTTGGCGCTTACCTTCTTGGCAACATGACCGCCTTGATTGTCAAGGGATCCAAAACCGAGAGGTTTAGGGACACCATGACTGAAGTTATCAAATACATGAACAAAAACAATCTTGACAAGGGCACAAGTAAGGCCATCAAGGGCCATTTACGCTTGCAGTATCATCGCAGCTACACACAACCTGCTGTACTTCAGGACATCCCACCCTCTATTCGATCCAAG ATTTCAATTAATTTGTATGAGGAGTTCATTGAGAACGTTCCTCTTTTCAAGGGTTGCTCCTCAGAGTTTGTTAAGCAGATT ACAACCAAAGTTCATGAAGAGTTTTTCCTTCCTGGAGAACTGGTTTTGGAGCAAGGAGATGTAGCTGATCAAATTTACTTTGTATGTCATGGAGAGCTG CGTGAGATAAGCAGTGAAAATGACAGTGGTACAGACGAAGTAGTCCAATTAAAAACCTACGATTCCTTCGGTGAGGTTTCTTTCCTTTGCAATATGCCTCATCATTCCACAGTCATAGCTCATGAGCTTTCCAAGGTTTTGCGACTTGATAAGCAATCCTTGAAGGACATAGTGAAGATATACTATGTAGATGGCCGTGTTACCTTAAACAATCTCCTTGAG GGAAAAGACTCCGGTCTAAAACGCAAGTTGTTGGAATCAGACTTGAGCTTGACTATTGGAAACCAGGAAACAGAGTTGACTGTGAGGATGAATTGTGCTGCATATGAGGCTGACTTATACCTGTTGAAACGTTTGATCACATCCGGGGCAGATCCCAATAACACTGATTATGATGGTAGATCGCCCTTG CATATCTCTGCCTCAAAAGGATATGTAGATATTTCTTCCTTTCTAGTTGAGCAAGGAGTAAATATCAATTTACCAG ATAAATTTGGGACTACTCCCTTGCTAGAAGCCATCAAGAATGGACATGAAGACGTAGCTGCTTTACTAGTTAATGCAGGGGCTACTCTCACTATTGATGATGCCGGCAATTTTCTGTGTGTGATGGTTGCAAAGAAGGAATTTGACCTCTTAAAAAAGGTTCTGGCTTGTGGAATTAATCCAAATGCCAAAAATTATGACCAGCGCACACCTCTTCACATTGCTGCTTCTGAAGGTTTGTGTGCAGTAGCTGAACTACTTCTGGGAGCAGGAGCAAGTGTATTATGTAAGGACAGATGGGGGAATACACCACTTGATGAAGCTCGTATTAGCGGAGATATAAATGCTCTCAAAATGCTTCAAGTTGCCAAAATTTCTCAGTTGGCTGAGTTATCCTGTGGTATTCAAGAAACTAAAG AAATATTGCCATCAAGAAATGAAATTCCGAAGAAGAGATGTATAGTATTTCCTTTCCACCCATGGGAATATGATCATAAAGAAAGGAGAACAGATGGAGTTGTTCTATGGGTCCCGGAAAGCATTGACGAGCTTATAATAACGGCAATGAAACATTTGAACATTTCAAATGGAAATTGTATTTTAACAGAACAAGGAGGCAGAGTTCTAAATGTAGACATAATTAGCAATGATGAGAAGCTATTTCTGGCGAGCCAAGTGCAGAGTGCAGAGTGA